A DNA window from Micromonospora inyonensis contains the following coding sequences:
- a CDS encoding rhodanese-like domain-containing protein, with protein sequence MSPGVDALLEQARAGVRRLTPHETVQAAGRGALVVDTRTDLQRREQGELPGVLVIDRTVLEWRLDPASAWRIPEATGYDLEVVVVCRQGYSSSLAAASLRVLGLHRATDMVGGVEAWRAAGLPMSDHPADVRH encoded by the coding sequence ATGAGTCCCGGCGTCGACGCCCTGCTCGAACAGGCGCGGGCCGGCGTGCGTCGACTGACCCCGCACGAGACGGTCCAGGCCGCCGGCCGGGGAGCGCTCGTGGTCGACACCCGTACCGACCTCCAGCGGCGCGAGCAGGGCGAGCTGCCCGGCGTGCTGGTGATCGACCGGACCGTGCTGGAGTGGCGGCTGGATCCGGCCAGCGCCTGGCGGATCCCCGAGGCCACCGGGTACGACCTGGAGGTCGTCGTGGTGTGCCGGCAGGGCTACTCCTCCAGCCTGGCGGCGGCGAGCCTGCGGGTGCTCGGGCTGCACCGGGCGACGGACATGGTCGGTGGGGTCGAGGCGTGGCGGGCGGCGGGCCTGCCGATGTCCGACCACCCCGCCGACGTCCGCCACTGA
- a CDS encoding DUF5047 domain-containing protein: MRPVSERFLRALRGSHRMVVQARVVAPGSTGVNPDGTDIPILDGDVQMDGSAQVRSTLDLTTEGSLWPTRASSLLAPYGNELFVRRGVRYGNGVTEWVSLGYYRIYTPEQDDAPRGPIRVMGRDRMSGIVDGRMVAPVQFPATTTYGQVMSTLVTDIYPWVTIEWDDSTADQQIGRQIIADDDRYQVLHDLVTSVGKSWWWDHRGVLVIRTPVSSAQPVWEVNHGEGGVLVKIGRRLTREGVYNGVIAVGEGADTSTPARAVVVDNNPASPTWWDGPFGRVPRRYSSPLITSQGQADIAAASLLTAQLGLPYAVDFTAVPNPALEPGDPIRVRYPGRSEIHVIDRLTVPLAPGEAMPASTRQQTTILLGRL; encoded by the coding sequence ATGAGACCGGTCAGCGAGCGTTTCCTCCGCGCTCTGCGGGGCTCGCATCGCATGGTGGTGCAGGCACGTGTGGTGGCCCCCGGCTCGACCGGGGTCAACCCGGACGGCACGGACATTCCGATCCTCGACGGCGACGTGCAGATGGACGGGTCCGCGCAGGTCCGCTCCACCCTCGATCTCACCACTGAGGGGAGCTTGTGGCCGACCCGCGCGTCGAGTCTGCTCGCCCCGTACGGCAACGAGTTGTTCGTGCGGCGGGGTGTCCGCTACGGCAACGGCGTCACCGAGTGGGTGTCCCTCGGCTACTACCGGATTTATACGCCGGAGCAGGATGACGCCCCGCGCGGCCCGATCCGTGTCATGGGCCGGGACCGCATGTCGGGGATTGTGGACGGGCGGATGGTTGCCCCGGTCCAGTTTCCCGCCACCACCACCTACGGGCAGGTTATGTCCACGTTGGTGACGGACATCTACCCGTGGGTGACCATCGAGTGGGACGACAGTACCGCCGACCAGCAGATCGGCCGGCAGATCATCGCCGATGATGACCGGTATCAGGTCCTCCACGACCTCGTCACGTCGGTGGGCAAATCGTGGTGGTGGGACCACCGGGGTGTCCTCGTCATCCGCACACCCGTCTCCTCCGCTCAGCCGGTGTGGGAGGTCAACCACGGTGAGGGCGGGGTGCTCGTCAAAATCGGCCGCAGGCTGACCCGGGAGGGCGTGTACAACGGGGTGATCGCGGTGGGCGAGGGCGCGGACACGTCCACACCGGCACGGGCCGTCGTCGTCGACAACAACCCCGCCAGCCCGACATGGTGGGACGGCCCGTTCGGCAGAGTCCCGCGTCGGTACTCGTCGCCCCTGATCACCTCGCAGGGGCAGGCGGACATCGCCGCCGCGTCGCTGCTGACCGCCCAACTCGGCCTGCCGTACGCGGTGGATTTCACCGCAGTGCCCAACCCGGCGTTGGAGCCGGGCGACCCGATACGGGTCCGATACCCGGGCCGCTCCGAAATCCACGTCATCGACCGGCTCACCGTTCCGCTGGCTCCAGGTGAGGCGATGCCCGCCTCCACCCGCCAGCAGACCACCATCCTGCTCGGGAGGCTCTAG
- a CDS encoding single-stranded DNA-binding protein, giving the protein MVGNVLTAPEWRRTAQSGTLVANFKVASTARRLDRESGRWVDGNSLRVRVNCWRKLAEGVASSVMVGDPVVVAGRLYTRDWIDDAGNQRTLYELEAVTVGHDLARGRGRFLRNRPSMATSTVEDADAERRVHGEPTEPVPGDEAPVPLDDRPLDDDLDLPASGDPRRLPGLPVSAVDLGPDPFDTPARGSTPIVRTVEPTGATAPVGDDELAALPEGDDLPEDPVVAGPIGELDPLPEAAGLPGGIPTPGETAATPGEAAMPARRGRRGGRGGTGGLRGDAAGPARQPVPA; this is encoded by the coding sequence GTGGTCGGCAATGTCCTGACCGCCCCGGAGTGGCGGCGGACCGCGCAGAGCGGCACGCTGGTCGCCAACTTCAAGGTCGCCTCGACCGCTCGCCGGTTGGACCGGGAGAGCGGGCGCTGGGTCGACGGCAACAGCCTCCGGGTCCGCGTCAACTGCTGGCGCAAGCTCGCCGAGGGGGTCGCCTCCTCGGTGATGGTGGGCGACCCGGTCGTCGTCGCCGGGCGGCTCTACACCCGGGACTGGATCGACGACGCCGGCAACCAGCGCACCCTCTACGAGTTGGAGGCGGTCACCGTCGGGCACGATCTCGCCCGGGGCCGGGGCCGGTTCCTGCGCAACCGTCCCAGCATGGCGACCAGCACGGTGGAGGACGCCGACGCGGAGCGACGGGTCCACGGCGAGCCGACCGAGCCGGTTCCGGGCGACGAGGCCCCCGTTCCCCTCGACGACCGGCCGCTCGACGACGACCTCGACCTGCCGGCTTCCGGTGACCCGCGTCGGCTGCCCGGCCTCCCGGTCAGCGCGGTGGACCTCGGCCCCGACCCTTTCGACACCCCGGCCCGTGGGTCCACGCCGATCGTCCGCACGGTCGAGCCGACCGGGGCGACCGCTCCGGTCGGGGACGACGAACTCGCCGCGCTGCCCGAGGGGGACGACCTGCCCGAGGATCCGGTCGTGGCGGGGCCGATCGGGGAACTCGACCCCCTGCCCGAGGCGGCCGGCCTCCCTGGCGGGATCCCGACGCCCGGTGAGACGGCGGCAACGCCCGGAGAGGCGGCGATGCCGGCGCGTCGGGGTCGGCGCGGTGGTCGTGGGGGCACCGGTGGCCTCCGGGGCGATGCGGCCGGGCCGGCCCGGCAACCCGTACCGGCCTGA
- a CDS encoding peptidoglycan recognition protein family protein: MIVSGVRYVAGRNAYSDRDSTKCGIAIHNTSNDASAEQEASYATRRTDEVSAHFYVDADSVIQSLDTRARAGHAGSSTGNENAIAVEITGVNGWTREQWLQRVAWDRLAQVLAVVCREYDIAPRRATVVEMTSNPRVRAFYGHDDMRRAWGGTTHTDPGPNFPWDHLLTKVQHALAGEDDDMPSADEVAAEVWSQPYRDYNLPPVDGKPAVRPTSAILLDARTDAARTRAEVTALRSEVRALIDAQQGVDGRAILARLDEHAQAERERDEAAARRDADLLALVQQGQDGTLDAAEVLRRMGELLATAGQGQARE; the protein is encoded by the coding sequence GTGATCGTCTCTGGGGTCAGGTACGTCGCCGGACGTAACGCCTACAGCGACCGGGACAGCACGAAATGCGGCATCGCGATCCACAACACCAGCAACGACGCGAGCGCCGAGCAGGAAGCAAGCTACGCCACCAGACGCACAGACGAGGTCAGCGCGCATTTCTACGTCGACGCTGACTCGGTGATCCAGTCGCTGGACACCCGGGCCCGCGCCGGTCACGCCGGTTCCAGCACCGGTAACGAGAACGCCATCGCGGTGGAGATCACCGGGGTCAACGGCTGGACCAGGGAGCAGTGGCTCCAGCGGGTGGCGTGGGACCGGCTCGCCCAGGTGCTCGCCGTCGTGTGCCGCGAGTACGACATCGCCCCCCGCCGCGCCACCGTCGTCGAGATGACGTCCAACCCCCGGGTCCGGGCTTTCTACGGCCACGACGACATGCGCCGGGCGTGGGGTGGCACCACGCACACCGACCCCGGCCCCAACTTCCCCTGGGACCACCTGCTGACCAAGGTCCAGCACGCGCTGGCCGGAGAGGACGACGACATGCCCAGCGCCGATGAGGTCGCTGCCGAGGTGTGGAGCCAGCCGTACCGCGACTACAACCTGCCGCCGGTCGACGGCAAGCCGGCGGTGCGGCCGACGTCCGCGATCCTGCTCGACGCCCGTACCGACGCAGCCCGCACCCGAGCTGAGGTGACCGCGCTCCGCAGCGAGGTGCGGGCCCTGATCGACGCGCAGCAGGGTGTCGACGGCCGGGCGATCCTCGCCCGCCTCGACGAGCACGCCCAGGCCGAACGGGAGCGCGACGAGGCCGCCGCCCGCCGGGACGCCGACCTGCTCGCCCTCGTCCAGCAGGGACAGGACGGGACGCTCGACGCGGCGGAGGTGCTCCGACGGATGGGCGAGCTGCTCGCCACCGCCGGCCAGGGGCAGGCACGTGAGTGA
- a CDS encoding dipeptidase, whose product MTTPITTESELRAAVERELPGVRADLERLVRIPGIAFDGFDHTQVERSAEAVAELLRGCGLDARIVRSGGQPAVIGTRPAPPGAPTVLLYAHHDVQPVGDRSRWESDPFEPVERDGRLYGRGAADDKAGIMAHVAALRAFGDALPVGVVLFIEGEEEYGSDSLERLLVEHRDEIAADVIVIADSTNWDVGVPALTTSLRGIVNLFVEVRTLGNAVHSGMFGGPVPDALTTLSRLLATLHDDAGDVAIEGLARAADATVDYPEERFRAEAGLVDGVSLMGTGRITDRLWSRPSVAVLGIDAPATAEAPNALVPAAKAKISVRLAAGDDPKRAFQAVRTHLERHVSWDARVTVTLEHDGAPCVIDSSGPLFDAARAAFRTAWDGTEPVEIGIGGSIPFIATFQEMFPQAAIMVTGVEDPHAQAHGPNESLHLGEFARVCLAEALLLAGVAEAGTKRS is encoded by the coding sequence ATGACCACTCCGATCACGACCGAGTCCGAGCTGCGGGCCGCCGTCGAGCGGGAACTGCCCGGCGTCCGCGCCGACCTGGAACGCCTCGTCCGTATCCCCGGCATCGCGTTCGACGGCTTCGACCACACGCAGGTCGAGCGCTCCGCCGAGGCGGTGGCCGAGCTGCTGCGCGGCTGTGGCCTGGACGCACGGATCGTGCGCTCCGGCGGCCAGCCCGCGGTGATCGGGACGCGGCCCGCCCCGCCCGGGGCGCCCACCGTGCTGCTCTACGCCCACCACGACGTCCAGCCGGTCGGTGACCGCTCCCGGTGGGAGTCCGACCCGTTCGAGCCGGTCGAGCGGGACGGCCGCCTCTACGGTCGGGGTGCCGCCGACGACAAAGCCGGCATCATGGCGCACGTCGCCGCGTTGCGTGCCTTCGGCGACGCCCTCCCGGTCGGGGTGGTGCTGTTCATCGAGGGCGAGGAGGAGTACGGCTCCGACTCGCTGGAACGCCTCCTGGTCGAGCACCGGGACGAGATCGCCGCCGACGTCATCGTCATCGCCGACTCCACCAACTGGGACGTCGGCGTGCCGGCGCTGACCACCTCGCTGCGCGGCATCGTCAACCTCTTCGTCGAGGTGCGCACCCTGGGCAACGCCGTGCACAGCGGCATGTTCGGCGGCCCGGTGCCGGACGCGCTCACCACCCTGTCCCGGCTTCTGGCCACGCTGCACGACGACGCGGGGGACGTGGCGATCGAGGGGCTGGCCCGCGCGGCGGACGCGACCGTCGACTACCCGGAGGAGCGGTTCCGCGCCGAGGCCGGCCTGGTCGACGGGGTGTCGCTGATGGGCACCGGGCGGATCACCGACCGGCTCTGGTCCCGGCCCTCGGTGGCGGTGCTCGGCATCGACGCCCCGGCCACCGCCGAGGCTCCGAACGCCCTGGTCCCGGCCGCCAAGGCCAAGATCAGCGTACGGCTGGCGGCGGGCGACGACCCGAAGCGGGCCTTCCAGGCCGTCCGGACCCACCTGGAGCGGCACGTCTCCTGGGACGCGCGGGTGACCGTCACCCTGGAGCACGACGGCGCACCCTGTGTCATCGACAGTTCGGGCCCGCTGTTCGACGCGGCCCGCGCCGCCTTCCGTACCGCCTGGGACGGCACCGAGCCGGTGGAGATCGGAATCGGCGGCTCGATCCCGTTCATCGCGACCTTCCAGGAGATGTTCCCGCAGGCGGCGATCATGGTGACCGGGGTCGAGGACCCGCACGCCCAGGCCCACGGGCCGAACGAGAGCCTGCACCTCGGCGAGTTCGCCCGGGTCTGCCTGGCCGAGGCGCTGTTGCTGGCCGGGGTGGCCGAGGCGGGCACGAAGCGGAGCTGA
- a CDS encoding GNAT family N-acetyltransferase: MTATATITRTLDTYPGETRIDHLWSITIDGERIAELWVEIATGEILNVWTHEDHRGQGHATALYQQAASEIDIFHAPVSHRTDDGNRFAERVGGLVMPDCNTCCANLYADEDGDQW; this comes from the coding sequence ATGACGGCGACGGCAACCATCACCCGCACCCTCGACACCTACCCCGGCGAAACCCGCATCGATCACCTCTGGTCCATCACCATCGACGGCGAGCGCATCGCGGAGCTGTGGGTCGAGATTGCCACCGGCGAGATCCTCAACGTCTGGACCCACGAAGACCACCGGGGCCAGGGACACGCCACCGCCCTCTACCAGCAGGCCGCCAGCGAGATCGACATCTTCCACGCGCCCGTCAGCCACCGCACCGACGACGGCAACCGTTTCGCCGAGCGCGTTGGCGGACTCGTCATGCCCGACTGCAACACCTGCTGCGCCAACCTGTACGCCGACGAAGACGGAGACCAGTGGTGA
- a CDS encoding winged helix-turn-helix domain-containing protein — protein MIDPRAERAVYQQLADLLRGLIASGQVKPGALLPSSKTLEQTHGVSRETVRRALAVLRGEGLVVTEGGYGTRVVQQQTRQHVRVPRSAQIVCRMPTDAERVDLGIELGEVVPVVTIHVGAQTRGPYRADMFDFTTA, from the coding sequence GTGATTGACCCTCGCGCCGAGCGGGCCGTCTACCAGCAGCTCGCCGACCTGCTGCGAGGGCTGATCGCGTCCGGGCAGGTGAAACCCGGTGCGCTACTGCCGTCGAGTAAGACCCTGGAGCAGACCCACGGGGTCAGTCGGGAAACGGTGCGCCGGGCACTGGCCGTGCTGCGCGGAGAGGGCCTGGTTGTCACCGAGGGTGGCTACGGTACGCGCGTGGTGCAGCAGCAGACTCGGCAACATGTCAGGGTTCCTAGATCCGCCCAAATCGTGTGTCGCATGCCGACGGACGCCGAACGCGTGGATCTGGGCATCGAGCTGGGCGAGGTTGTTCCCGTGGTGACCATCCATGTCGGAGCGCAGACCCGGGGCCCGTACCGCGCCGACATGTTCGACTTCACCACCGCCTGA
- a CDS encoding ATP-dependent DNA ligase, protein MRFLDLAATSAAVSATSGRRAKVELLAGALRALDPAEVPAGAGWLAGELRQRQTGVGWAGLRDLPPPAGVPTLTVATVDAAIDEIAAVHGPGSQARRRALLHALFAAATAAEQRMLVGLFSGELRQGAQAGLLADAVARAAEVPLGAVRRALLVAGDLRAVAVAALAGGAAALAGFGLRVGRPLAPMLAQSAPTVADALTATGVPAVVDVKLDGIRIQVHRAGSDIAVFTRSLDEITARVPEVVAAVRALPARELVLDGEAIGLDATGRPLPFQETSSRAARRTTASTTGRTPVAPAVLAAAATTGGTVLTPYFFDLLHLDGEDLIDLPGRERWAVLAGAVDAELLVGRTEVDGPEAATEAFTAALAAGQEGVVVKSPDAPYAAGRRGAAWVKVKPRHTLDLVVLAVEWGSGRRRGWLSNLHLGARDPATGGFVMLGKTFKGLTDELLRWQTERFLSLAVQRGEHVVRVRPEQVVEIAFDGVQTSSRYPGGVALRFARVVRYRDDKSAAEADTIDAVRALHPAAASG, encoded by the coding sequence GTGCGGTTCCTCGACCTGGCGGCCACCTCCGCCGCGGTCAGTGCCACCAGCGGCCGGCGGGCCAAGGTGGAACTGCTCGCGGGGGCGTTGCGCGCGCTCGACCCGGCGGAGGTGCCGGCCGGTGCCGGCTGGCTCGCCGGTGAGCTACGCCAGCGCCAGACCGGCGTGGGCTGGGCCGGTCTGCGCGACCTGCCGCCACCGGCCGGCGTGCCGACCCTGACCGTCGCCACGGTCGACGCGGCGATCGACGAGATCGCCGCCGTGCACGGACCCGGCTCCCAGGCCCGCCGCCGCGCCCTGCTGCACGCCCTCTTCGCCGCCGCCACCGCCGCCGAGCAGCGCATGCTGGTCGGGCTGTTCAGCGGCGAGCTGCGCCAGGGCGCGCAGGCCGGGCTGCTCGCCGACGCGGTCGCCCGCGCCGCCGAGGTGCCGCTGGGTGCGGTGCGCCGGGCCCTGCTCGTCGCCGGCGACCTCCGCGCGGTGGCGGTCGCCGCACTCGCCGGGGGTGCCGCCGCGCTGGCCGGGTTCGGGCTGCGGGTCGGGCGTCCGCTCGCCCCGATGCTGGCCCAGAGCGCGCCCACGGTGGCCGACGCGCTCACCGCCACCGGTGTTCCCGCCGTCGTCGACGTCAAGCTCGACGGCATCCGGATCCAGGTGCACCGTGCCGGCTCCGACATCGCCGTCTTCACCCGCAGCCTCGACGAGATCACCGCGCGGGTCCCCGAGGTGGTGGCGGCCGTCCGCGCGTTGCCCGCCCGGGAGCTGGTCCTCGACGGGGAGGCGATCGGGCTCGACGCCACCGGGCGACCGCTGCCGTTCCAGGAGACGTCCAGTCGGGCCGCCCGCCGTACCACCGCCAGCACCACCGGCCGGACACCGGTCGCCCCGGCGGTGCTCGCCGCCGCCGCCACGACCGGCGGCACCGTCCTGACACCGTACTTCTTCGACCTGCTGCACCTCGACGGCGAGGATCTGATCGACCTGCCGGGACGGGAGCGCTGGGCCGTGCTGGCCGGAGCGGTCGACGCCGAGCTGCTGGTCGGGCGGACGGAGGTCGACGGCCCGGAGGCGGCGACGGAGGCGTTCACCGCCGCGCTCGCCGCCGGTCAGGAGGGGGTCGTGGTCAAGTCGCCCGACGCGCCCTACGCCGCCGGCCGGCGCGGGGCGGCCTGGGTGAAGGTGAAGCCCCGGCACACCCTCGACCTGGTGGTCCTCGCCGTGGAGTGGGGCAGCGGCCGGCGTCGTGGCTGGCTGTCCAACCTCCACCTGGGCGCGCGAGACCCGGCCACCGGGGGGTTCGTGATGCTCGGCAAGACCTTCAAGGGCCTCACCGACGAGCTGCTGCGCTGGCAGACCGAGCGGTTCCTCTCGCTGGCCGTCCAGCGGGGCGAGCACGTGGTACGGGTCCGTCCCGAGCAGGTGGTCGAGATCGCCTTCGACGGGGTGCAGACCAGCTCCCGGTACCCGGGTGGGGTGGCGCTGCGCTTCGCCCGGGTGGTGCGCTACCGCGACGACAAGAGTGCCGCCGAGGCCGACACCATCGACGCGGTCCGCGCCCTGCATCCGGCGGCGGCCTCCGGCTGA
- a CDS encoding cobyric acid synthase, with protein sequence MSGGLLVAGTTSDAGKSVLTAGICRWLHRRGVKVAPFKAQNMSNNSAVVVGADGRGGEIGRAQAMQAAACGLAPDLRFNPVLLKPGSDLASQVVLLGEAVDTVTAGNFRVLRPRLAETAWAALAELRIEYDVVICEGAGSPAEINLRDGDYVNMGLARHAGLPVIVVGDIDRGGVFASMFGTVALLDPADQALVAGFVVNKFRGDLGLLQPGLDMLGQVTGRPTYGVLPWHLDLWLDAEDSLAYGRVLGRPAAPYGDEWLDVAVVRLPRVSNATDVEALATEPGVRVRLTVEPAELASADLVVLPGSKSTVADLAWLRESGLADAVLAHAAAGKPLLGICGGFQMLGRAIHDPVESRRGSVPGLGLLPIEVTFDPRKTVRQSAGAAFDDVEVRGYEIHHGYVSTADPDLPPLLTYADGRSEGALLGAVYGTHWHGAFESDGFRRRFLAEVARQAGRRGFRPAPATSFAAARERGLDLLGDLVEEHLDTDALWRLVESGPPTGLPFIPPGAPAG encoded by the coding sequence ATGAGCGGCGGACTGCTGGTCGCCGGCACCACCTCGGACGCCGGCAAGAGCGTGCTGACCGCCGGCATCTGCCGGTGGCTGCACCGCCGGGGCGTCAAGGTGGCGCCGTTCAAGGCGCAGAACATGTCCAACAACTCGGCTGTGGTCGTGGGGGCGGACGGCCGGGGCGGCGAGATCGGCCGGGCCCAGGCGATGCAGGCCGCCGCCTGCGGGCTCGCCCCGGACCTGCGCTTCAATCCGGTGCTGCTCAAGCCGGGCAGCGACCTGGCGAGCCAGGTGGTGCTCCTCGGTGAGGCCGTCGACACGGTCACCGCCGGCAACTTCCGGGTGCTCCGTCCCCGGCTCGCCGAGACGGCGTGGGCCGCCCTGGCCGAACTGCGCATCGAGTACGACGTGGTGATCTGCGAGGGAGCCGGCAGCCCGGCCGAGATCAACCTGCGCGACGGCGACTACGTCAACATGGGGCTGGCCCGGCACGCCGGGCTGCCGGTGATCGTCGTCGGCGACATCGACCGGGGCGGGGTGTTCGCCTCGATGTTCGGCACGGTGGCCCTGCTGGACCCGGCCGACCAGGCACTCGTCGCCGGCTTCGTGGTCAACAAGTTCCGGGGCGACCTCGGCCTGCTCCAGCCCGGTCTGGACATGCTGGGTCAGGTGACCGGCCGCCCCACGTACGGGGTGCTGCCCTGGCACCTCGACCTCTGGCTGGACGCCGAGGACTCGCTCGCCTACGGCCGCGTCCTCGGCCGCCCGGCCGCCCCGTACGGCGACGAGTGGCTCGACGTGGCCGTCGTCCGGCTGCCCCGGGTCAGCAACGCCACCGACGTCGAGGCGCTCGCCACCGAGCCGGGGGTCCGGGTCCGGCTCACCGTCGAACCGGCCGAACTCGCCAGCGCCGACCTGGTCGTCCTGCCCGGCTCGAAGTCCACCGTGGCCGACCTGGCCTGGCTGCGGGAGAGCGGCCTCGCCGACGCGGTGCTCGCCCATGCGGCGGCGGGAAAGCCGCTGCTCGGCATCTGCGGCGGCTTCCAGATGCTCGGGCGGGCGATCCACGACCCGGTGGAGAGCCGGCGGGGCAGTGTTCCCGGGCTCGGCCTGCTGCCGATCGAGGTCACGTTCGACCCGCGCAAGACCGTCCGCCAGTCGGCCGGTGCCGCGTTCGACGACGTCGAGGTCCGGGGCTACGAGATCCACCACGGTTACGTCTCCACCGCCGACCCGGACCTGCCCCCGCTGCTGACCTACGCCGACGGCCGGAGCGAGGGCGCCCTGCTCGGCGCGGTGTACGGCACGCACTGGCACGGGGCCTTCGAGTCGGACGGCTTCCGTCGCCGCTTCCTCGCCGAGGTGGCGCGGCAGGCCGGGCGGCGCGGATTCCGGCCGGCCCCGGCCACCTCCTTCGCCGCCGCTCGGGAACGCGGTCTCGACCTCCTCGGCGACCTGGTCGAGGAGCACCTGGACACCGACGCCCTCTGGCGGCTCGTCGAGTCCGGCCCCCCGACCGGCCTGCCCTTCATCCCGCCGGGCGCCCCCGCCGGCTGA
- a CDS encoding SURF1 family protein, translating into MYRFLLTPRWLGYLVLALVAAAVMVQLGNWQLDRYQGRSAINERIDATARMTPVPLPDVLAAPTGAAGSTGAAPDAATVWTRVTVTGRYDTTNSVWIRGRSVERQVGFELVTPLLLADGSAVLVDRGWVPPTPGGDATARPELPATPSGEVTVVGRVRLSESGAGGVERRDGRLETRRIGVPQLARELPYPLHGAYLLLDEQTPAADPVFQAVPVRHENNWQNFGYVVQWWLFAAMTLVAYGWVARREARRLAGVRRPSGDRVAGDGTPEGDGPTGPRGDRAGEPTPTGSA; encoded by the coding sequence GTGTACCGGTTCCTCCTGACGCCACGCTGGCTGGGTTACCTCGTCCTGGCGCTGGTCGCCGCCGCGGTCATGGTGCAGCTCGGCAACTGGCAGCTCGACCGTTACCAGGGACGCTCGGCGATCAACGAGCGCATCGACGCGACCGCGCGGATGACGCCCGTGCCGCTGCCCGACGTGCTCGCCGCGCCGACCGGAGCGGCCGGCTCGACCGGAGCCGCGCCGGACGCGGCGACCGTCTGGACCCGGGTCACCGTCACCGGGCGGTACGACACGACGAACTCGGTCTGGATCCGGGGGCGCAGCGTCGAACGGCAGGTCGGTTTCGAGCTGGTCACCCCGCTGCTGCTGGCCGACGGCTCAGCCGTGCTGGTGGACCGGGGCTGGGTGCCACCCACGCCCGGCGGGGACGCGACGGCGCGGCCCGAGCTGCCGGCCACGCCGAGCGGTGAGGTGACCGTGGTCGGCCGGGTCCGGCTCAGTGAGAGCGGGGCGGGCGGCGTCGAGCGGCGCGACGGCCGGTTGGAGACCCGCCGGATCGGCGTACCCCAGCTCGCCCGGGAACTGCCCTACCCGCTCCACGGGGCGTACCTGCTGCTCGACGAGCAGACCCCGGCCGCCGATCCGGTCTTCCAGGCGGTGCCGGTGCGGCATGAGAACAACTGGCAGAACTTCGGTTACGTGGTGCAGTGGTGGCTCTTCGCCGCGATGACGCTGGTCGCGTACGGCTGGGTGGCCCGCCGGGAGGCACGCCGGCTGGCCGGCGTCCGCCGACCCTCGGGCGACCGGGTCGCCGGCGACGGTACCCCCGAGGGGGACGGTCCGACCGGTCCCCGGGGTGACCGGGCCGGGGAGCCCACCCCGACCGGCTCGGCCTGA
- a CDS encoding cobalamin biosynthesis protein produces the protein MRQAVTVADAAGLVAGYALDAFLGDPRRWHPVAGFGRAAGALERRLYRPDRVAGATFTALAVGVPVLLGAAGVLATRRRPVARAVLVAAGTWTVLGGRTLRHEAEVMGRALRDGDLPAARRRLSHLCGRDPSVLDESELARATVESVAENTSDAVVAPLFWGAVAGLPGLLGYRAANTLDAMVGHRSARYARFGTPAARLDDLLNLAPARLTGLLTVAVAPVARGDRERAWHVWRRDRNDHPSPNAGQCESAMAGALGVRLGGRNVYFGRSEVRPFLGDGPRPEGRHLRRAARISGAVGRAALGLAVTVAVGRAVLGRAAENRLRRGSAA, from the coding sequence GTGCGGCAGGCAGTCACCGTCGCCGATGCGGCCGGGCTGGTGGCGGGGTACGCGCTGGACGCGTTCCTCGGCGACCCGCGCCGCTGGCACCCGGTCGCCGGGTTCGGTCGGGCCGCCGGTGCCCTGGAACGACGCCTCTACCGTCCGGACCGGGTGGCGGGCGCGACGTTCACCGCGCTCGCGGTCGGGGTGCCCGTGCTGCTCGGCGCGGCGGGCGTGCTCGCCACCCGGCGGCGGCCGGTGGCCCGCGCGGTCCTGGTGGCGGCCGGCACCTGGACCGTGCTCGGCGGTCGTACCCTCCGCCACGAGGCCGAGGTGATGGGCCGGGCGCTGCGCGACGGCGACCTGCCGGCCGCCCGCCGTCGGCTCAGCCACCTCTGCGGACGCGACCCGTCCGTCCTGGACGAGTCGGAACTGGCCCGCGCCACCGTCGAGTCGGTCGCCGAGAACACCTCCGACGCCGTGGTGGCACCGCTGTTCTGGGGTGCGGTCGCCGGGCTGCCCGGCCTGCTCGGCTACCGGGCGGCGAACACCCTGGACGCCATGGTCGGTCACCGCTCGGCCCGGTATGCCCGTTTCGGCACCCCCGCCGCCCGGCTGGACGACCTGCTCAACCTGGCTCCGGCACGCCTGACCGGGCTGCTCACCGTGGCCGTGGCCCCGGTGGCGCGCGGGGACCGGGAGCGGGCCTGGCACGTGTGGCGGCGGGACCGGAACGACCATCCGAGCCCCAACGCCGGGCAATGCGAGTCGGCCATGGCCGGGGCGCTCGGGGTGCGGCTGGGCGGGCGGAACGTCTACTTCGGACGCTCCGAGGTGCGACCGTTCCTCGGCGACGGCCCCCGGCCGGAGGGCCGGCACCTGCGCCGGGCGGCCCGGATCTCCGGGGCGGTCGGCCGGGCCGCACTCGGGCTGGCCGTCACCGTCGCGGTGGGCCGGGCGGTACTGGGCCGGGCGGCGGAGAACCGGCTACGGAGAGGGAGCGCGGCATGA